A genomic segment from Aegilops tauschii subsp. strangulata cultivar AL8/78 chromosome 1, Aet v6.0, whole genome shotgun sequence encodes:
- the LOC109746762 gene encoding uncharacterized protein, producing the protein MPQTLLRSIKQLAISRLSRLTPLFLSRRPQSDIEVAIQLEGHPTVCSIAMDATKTAAKAVAAGNGDGDAAPSAAPKPVPRQEEPLPGDAADPAPAKATTSATVAESGVEDEQVERFYALLANIRAMRGMNESGSDDAGASSEGASEVCGGGRKRARWAEPPWRPAFRMEDFEDASASKKDMKDDGAASHRRPGKETKDEDGGKEDDVARNGRGVVTPSPERKV; encoded by the coding sequence ATGCCTCAGACGTTACTCCGCAGCATCAAGCAGCTAGCCATATCTCGTCTCTCTCGTCTCACTCCTCTGTTTCTTTCCCGTCGACCACAGAGTGACATTGAGGTTGCAATCCAGCTAGAAGGCCATCCTACAGTCTGCAGCATTGCCATGGACGCCACAAAGACAGCAGCCAAGGCTGTGGCGGCAGGAAACGGCGACGGAGACGCCGCTCCGTCCGCCGCACCGAAGCCGGTGCCTCGGCAGGAGGAGCCGCTGCCAGGAGACGCGGCCGACCCGGCGCCTGCGAAGGCAACGACGAGCGCTACTGTCGCGGAGAGCGGCGTGGAGGACGAGCAGGTGGAGAGGTTCTACGCGCTGCTGGCCAACATCCGGGCCATGAGGGGCATGAACGAGAGCGGGAGCGACGATGCCGGCGCGAGCTCGGAGGGTGCCAGCGAGGTCTGCGGCGGCGGGAGGAAGCGCGCGCGCTGGGCAGAGCCGCCTTGGAGGCCGGCGTTCAGGATGGAGGACTTCGAGGACGCCAGCGCGTCCAAGAAGGACATGAAGGACGACGGTGCCGCCAGCCATCGGCGCCCGGGCAAGGAGACCAAGGACGAGGATGGCGGGAAGGAGGACGACGTGGCACGGAATGGCCGTGGAGTCGTCACGCCGTCCCCAGAGAGGAAAGTTTGA